In Leishmania mexicana MHOM/GT/2001/U1103 complete genome, chromosome 22, a genomic segment contains:
- a CDS encoding putative GMP synthase, which translates to MSHQGAPQGEYVAILDAGSQYGKVIDRKVRELHVETGILPLDTPAEKLRSAANLKGIIISGGPSSVNDATSLAYDRAIFSMGKPVLGICYGMQMLTELYGGEVCRGKVREDGQDTIQVDLSSPIFAGLESTETVLLTHGDSVTAVGPELKVIARSSADIIAAVQHRSLPLFGVQFHPEVELTVSGKTIFKNFLQLCRCDFSFTMEDREAVALRLIRERTSGDQKVLCLASGGVDSTVCAVLLLKALGPERVVCIHIDHGFMRLSESVQVLEALNVAGVRVHLVQAQEDFAQASTEMTAKGSRAAYTTNKLSEVTDPEEKRNIIGNTFMTVCDRVIKELQLDVENLLLAQGTLRPDLIESGSKYASANADAIKTHHNDTAVVRLLREAGRIIEPLCDYHKDEVRELGARLGIPRHLVERQPFPGPGLAIRTLCTDGTPFRDASFEDTETTVKRVCMGDDASFAEVATLAQKAALSACILPVRTVGVQGDGRTYAYAAALSMQTFPTPEEWATLMQLAKAIPKMAHAVNRVVFMFGAPQSESPISVTPTYLTTDVLDKLRVADDKVNSILLKHQLVRSLSQVPIILIPVGFDKAGGYSVVVRTFLTNDFMTGTPATPGSVFMPLTVLEEIVSEVQKLEFVGRVMYDLTAKPPGTTEWE; encoded by the coding sequence atgtCTCATCAAGGCGCTCCGCAGGGTGAGTACGTCGCCATTCTCGATGCGGGCTCCCAGTACGGTAAGGTCATTGACCGCAAGGTGCGTGAGCTCCATGTGGAGACGGGCATACTACCTCTCGATACCCCAGCGGAGAAGCTGCGTAGCGCTGCTAACCTGAAGGGCATCATCATTAGCGGTGGCCCCAGTTCTGTGAACGACGCCACGTCGCTGGCATATGACCGGGCGATCTTTTCCATGGGCAAGCCGGTGCTCGGCATCTGCTACGGTATGCAGATGCTGACGGAGTTGTATGGCGGTGAGGTTTGTCGCGGCAAGGTGCGCGAGGACGGTCAGGATACCATTCAGGTGGACCTGTCGTCGCCAATCTTTGCCGGTCTGGAGTCGACCGAGACGGTGCTTCTCACTCACGGCGACTCCGTCACAGCTGTTGGTCCGGAGTTGAAGGTGATTGCACGCAGCTCCGCTGACATCATCGCCGCGGTTCAGCACCGGTCCCTGCCGCTGTTTGGCGTTCAGTTCCATCCCGAGGTGGAGCTCACGGTGTCTGGCAAGACGATCTTCAAGAACTTCCTGCAGCTGTGCAGGTGCGACTTCTCCTTTACAATGGAGGACCGAgaggcagtggcgctgcggcttATCCGCGAGCGCACCAGCGGTGATCAGAAGGTCCTCTGCCTGGCTTCTGGCGGTGTCGACAGCACTGtctgcgccgtgctgctccTAAAGGCCCTGGGCCCTGAGCGGGTTGTGTGCATCCACATCGACCACGGCTTCATGCGGCTGAGCGAGAGCGTGCAAGTGTTGGAGGCGCTGAATGTCgcgggggtgcgcgtgcatctTGTCCAGGCGCAGGAAGACTTTGCACAGGCCTCGACAGAGATGACAGCAAAGGGGAGTCGCGCGGCGTACACAACCAACAAGTTATCTGAAGTCACAGACccggaggagaagcgcaacATCATTGGTAACACGTTcatgacggtgtgcgacCGAGTCATCAAGGAGCTACAGCTGGACGTGGAAAACCTACTGCTCGCACAGGGAACCCTTCGCCCAGATCTCATCGAGTCTGGCTCCAAGTACGCCAGTGCCAACGCAGATGCCATCAAGACGCACCACAACGACACCGCGGTCGTGCGACTGCTGCGCGAAGCTGGCCGCATCATCGAGCCTCTCTGTGACTATCACAAGGATGAGGTACGCGAACTTGGGGCACGCCTAGGCATTCCACGCCACCTCGTAGAGCGTCAGCCCTTCCCAGGGCCTGGACTCGCCATCCGCACTCTGTGCACCGACGGCACCCCGTTTCGCGACGCCAGCTTTGAGGACACGGAAACCACCGTGaagcgtgtgtgcatgggaGACGACGCATCCTTCGCCGAGGTCGCCACCCTCGCGCAGAAAGCCGCGCTGTCCGCCTGCATCCTGCCGGTGCGCACCGTTGGAGTGCAGGGTGACGGACGTACCTACGCCTACGCTGCCGCCCTCTCCATGCAGACGTTTCCGACGCCCGAGGAGTGGGCCACGCTGATGCAGCTGGCAAAGGCCATTCCCAAGATGGCGCACGCTGTCAACCGCGTGGTTTTCATGTTCGGTGCTCCGCAGTCTGAGTCGCCCATCTCCGTCACGCCAACGTATCTGACGACCGACGTGCTCGACAAACTTCGCGTTGCCGATGACAAGGTGAACAGCATTCTCCTGAAGCACCAACTCGTGCGCTCGCTGAGCCAGGTGCCCATCATCCTCATTCCCGTCGGCTTCGACAAGGCCGGCGGCTACAGCGTGGTGGTACGCACATTTCTGACGAACGACTTCATGACGGGTACACCCGCAACTCCGGGCTCGGTCTTCAtgccgctgacggtgctggaggaAATCGTCAGCGAAGTACAGAAGCTCGAGTTTGTTGGCCGGGTTATGTATGACCTCACCGCCAAGCCTCCCGGCACCACTGAATGGGAATAG